The Pungitius pungitius chromosome 4, fPunPun2.1, whole genome shotgun sequence nucleotide sequence ACCCGGCCGGAGCGCTCTCCATCCCAGTGTCAGCCGCCACTCATTTCAGAGCCGTCAGTGACACGGAGTCGCCCTCCTTTGCTCTCCAGGCTCCCCGGCCAGGGGAGACCGCTGCTCACGATGGGGCCAAGGACACCGAGGAGAGCAACGATGGAGCCGTGGTGGAACTGCCCACCAAGACTGAGGGCACGGCTGAAGGTGAGCACTCTAGCTTTATAGGAGAGAAAAATGATCCAGTATATTTTGTTGACCCATGAGCTGGTTTTAATGCATCGATTCATTCTAAACTCTGTTTTCTTGCTGTAGCGAGAGAGGTGGAATGTGTCGGTCCATTATGTCCGGAGCTGGAGGGCTTCACGGCCTGTTCAGTGTCTCCCAGGATTCTCCTTGATCGTCTTGATGAATTTGAGAATAGAAGAAGTCCCATTAGAAGTACAGATTCTCCATCCAAGAGGAAAGGTATGTGCTCCATCTCAGGCACTAAACAACAACAGTGTGCTCATGGAATCAGAAATTATGAAGCCAAAAGTCTGTttataatgttattttattgcaCAAATTCTGCCAATGTAAAACACACTAACCCacagaaaaagggaaaacatggTTTGCATGAATTGGAGATTTCATTTTGGGTCAATGCCATCCATAGTGCTGCAAGAACTGCTTAAAAACTCCTTAGCATTATCATGCTACTGATACTGACTATGTGTAATGTTGTCCTTTATTAGAAAAGAGAAGCCAACACCTCGGTTCTGATGGCGTTTACCTGGACGATATTACAGAGCTGGAGCCTGAAGTAGCTGCTCTGTACTTCCCCAAAAGGTTCTGTAAGCTACATTTACATGTGCAAAATGTTTGCATGCTTTTTACTAAATATATTCCATTCAAATACACGTACCTACTTCATAAAGATCTTTCATGTGCTTGTACATTGCATCTATTTTACATACGAGAAAAAAAGTGCAGGATCCATGAAACAAATATGCTCATTTTGAAATAATCAGAGATATGGGCCAAGTTGTATTCTGAACATTTATTATTACAGTTAAATAACCGGGTAAGCTGTTTAAAGCTACTTTACTAACAAACCCTTTCCTCAGTGACGCAGGCGGCAGCTCAATGAGAGGGGACTCCGAGCTGATGATGGCGATGGGAGTGCGGAGTGCAAATCAGTCCCCACAGTCAGTGGGCAGCAGTGGGGTGGACAGCGGCGTGGACAGTTTGTCCGACCAAGTCGGGGACCTGCCTCACGTGGCCATATCTCTGTGCGGAGGACTCACTGACAACAGCGAGATCACAAGAGGTAGGAAAAAGGAatgtgcaaaaaataaggttACATTTTTGCTCAACCCCTGTGATTAAAGATTAAAGTCTGTCTACGTGTGAATGTTCTTGCCTCCATATGTACCGTGTTTCTGTGTATTTAACGCCACAGAGCAGTTCCAGGAGAGGGCAATTTCCTTCCAGAAGTTCTCTGAAAATCCTTCTATAATCGACGATCCAAACCTGGTGGTCAAGATAGGAAGCAAGTATGTACAGCTACACCGAAGCTACACACTACCTAAGTGCTGTTCACACTAGACATGGTAATGCCTATTGAGCTAAACAGAATAGTTACTCATACGGGGAAATCTGCTTATTTGCCTGATGGAAGATAAAAAGATGAATACAACTGTCTTGTGTTTACTTTAAACGTGAAGTTAGCCAAAGCAGCCGAGGAGAATTGTTAGCAGAAAGACTGGAGAggacatatatatttatgtgtatgTATGACAGTTGTCTTTCGTCAAATAGAACTGAGGTGTAAAAAAGTGCTTCTAGCTCCCTCTCTCATCTTTTGTAGGTACTACAACTGGAGCACAGCAGCTCCTGTCATGTTGGCCATGCAGGTCTATCAGAAACCGCTGCCACAGGTAAGACCGCCACAGCAATACCTcaatattcacattcatttgttCCCAGTTCACTGTATGTTTTATGACATGATATTATGGATTCAGTATTTATTTAacttgagaaaaataaataaaacacgtgGGGCTACACATTCCTGTCCTTACAGGTAAATCTGCACAGTATAGAATGAATGCTTGGACTACCCATAATAAATTACAATTATTATGTTATCTGATTACTTTAATTTGATTATACTATAATTAATTTGTGTGTGGTGCTTTGTGTCGTATTTTTTGTAGTATTGCACAACCTCCCCCAACACTTTCTCCTGTATACTGCCAGCATTTTGCAATCATTAATTAGTAGTAATTCTCTCTAGTCTGACGTGTCACTGCAGTTTTGTCAACTGCCAGTGTCCTCTGATAATTTCATCAAAAAGCCAACCCGATTCTACTAGGTGATGTGTGCACATTTGTTTCTGGCTCTCAAAATAATCCAAATTCAAACTTTTTAGTTATTgtaaaaattgtattttatctGCGGCACCAACTGCAATGGACAAAGCTGACAGTATTGTTACTGATACTAATAATGTCATGTCTTTATCCCCCGCCTTATTTTTCTGTGTCCCAACATCCCTGCCATCTTTGTGTGTACCAAGTGTTCGTGTCTGAGCTACGTGTTTTCTGCTTTCGGGCTCTTCTCGTACTGCCTCCCCGGCCTGTTTGGCTCTGGCGCCTCCCGGCCTGTACGCCGTTTTCTTGCTTTGCTCAAGTGTTGGTCACAGCATGTGTGTTCACCCCTGGccaccatgtctctctctcctttcttgtggtgtgtctttgtttgcttTCCCCGCTGCTCCAGTCACtgccttctttttgtttgtatcattGAAAATCCACCTGTACACCTCTTCATTTTGCGGATTTAGTTGGAGTTTTGTGTGGATTTTCTCCAGGATCTTTGTTTTACTATCATACTTTTTTGTGATTTCTCGTCATTTGATCATGGGTGTGCCTGTGTTTTGTGCATCACTTTGTTTTGAGTTATTTCTATACcagttttgtgttgaatttTCAGTCAGTTTTGAGTTGTGCATGGTTGTCTTCAGGCGTCAGTGGAGAACATCATGAAGGAGAAGATGCCAAAGAAAGGAGGACGCTGGTGGTTCTCGTGGAGGAGCCGGAATAGCGACTCCAAATCAGTAAGTGCAGATGTACACGTATTATAAGTGAGCtcctaaaaaatgaaatgtgattcGTGTTAAGCCTTTTTACTATTTACACTGTAAAGAGTGTCAAATAGGACAAATGAGAAAGCCAAAGGTTGCTAGACTCACAATAACACGCCAAACAAGGTTTTCGGTTGATTGAACCAGTTTGGAACTTTTGGAACATTTGTGCACTTCAGGAATCCGTGACTGAagcaggtggagaaggtggagaaggtggagagggcTCACTCGCTCTGCCCGCAGGAAACAGGTAACTTCAGACCAcgtttttgcttcttttcttttttctctttaaaacaaaatatttctttctcaTTGCTACCGTTCTTCAACCAAGTTCCACCaagttgtttgtctttttcaggaTGAAGGACGAGTCGTCCTCCAGTGATGAGGACCACGCATTGTCCATCCAGGCGTCAGGATCCTGCCAATCGGAGCTCCCTGGCAGCGTCTGTTTTAAGAAGACTCTTCGGCTAACCTCGGAGCAACTGGTATGTGTCACTGCTGTTTTATTCCGCTGCGCTGGAACGGACACTGGAATGAAGGATGGTCGTGTGTTTACAGGCAGGCCTGCAGCTGAAGGAAGGTCCTAATGACGTGGTGTTCAGCGTGACCACTCAGTATCAGGGCACCTGCCGTTGCCGCGGCACGATCTATCTTTGGAGCTGGGATGACAAGATAGTCATCTCGGATATTGATGGTACCATTACCAGGTGAGGAGGGCCGTTCATAGAGATAGTCCAGCTGTAAGAGATCTACAAACCCAATACAACAGAAGGTTGTTCAACTCGTGGGTGCTTTGCCTCTTTAAGTGTACCTGTATTTATTGTGCGATGTTGCCTTTCGTTTGTCACACTTTAGGTCAGACACCCTTGGTCACATCCTCCCCACACTAGGTAAAGACTGGACCCACCAGGGCATTGCACGGCTCTACCACAAAGTCAGCCTGTGAGTGCTACTTTTTCATTTGTGCGGTGTAATTTGTCAATTTAAagcaatcaataaaaaaatgataacaaaGTTGAATCATTTAGTTTTTCACTACAAATGGAAGTCTAATCATTCCTAATTGAAATATGGGTGCACGTCTTAGTATAAGCACTGTCTTTTGTGTCATAGGAATGGATATAAATTCATGTACTGCTCAGCGAGGGCCATCGGCATGGCTGACATGACACGCGGATATCTGCACTGGGTCAACGAGAGGGGTACCATGCTGCCAATAGGCCCCGTGCTGCTCAGTCCCAGCAGCCTTTTTTCTGCCTTACACAGGTCAGGTACACACTCCCAATACAAAATGCTACTCTCAAGTAGTAAGAATTTGGTATTAATCAAGGAAAACCCTTTTTTCCAGTAGATGttatatttgttatattttgtgttgttcaggGAGGTGATTGAGAAGAAACCAGAGAAGTTTAAGATTGAATGTCTCGGAGACATAAAGCATCTGTTCTTACCCAACACTGAGCCTTTCTACGCTGCTTTCGGCAACAGAGCGACGGTGAGACGGCTGCACGTGAACATGTACATGCATGTATTTCCTAATCATTTGGTTGGTACTTCTTCCTTTTTGGTAGTGATACTAATTGTTTGATGTATGATTTCAGGATGTGTATTCCTACAAGGAGGTGGGCGTTCCGCTGAACCGGATATTCACTGTCAATCCCAAGGGAGAGCTGATACAGGAGCACGCCAAAACCAATATCTCTTCGTAAGATATATCGTCTCTTTCGCTGGATTCACATCCATGTGATCTGACTCTGGACCCACGTGTTTGCAGATGTTTGACGTCTAAATTATGCTTGAACTCATGAAATCATTTCCGGTGTGTCCCCCTCAGCTTCGAGCGTCTGTGCGAGATGGTTGACCATGACTTCCCGGTCCTGGCTCTGGAAGGGGAAGCTGACACTTTCGACCAGGTCAACTACTGGCGTGAACAAATTCCTGACGCCACCAACGAGCAAGAAGAAGACCCGCAGACCCTTGAGACACGCTGAGAAAATAGGTCCTTGAGTGCGGGGCTGGGGGCGGCGTTGGTTTCTTAATTCAACGTAAAGTCGACAGCCCAGTTTCCGAGTGAAGGTGTTggttattttaaaatcaaagaACCTTTTCTGATAAACTACTGAACCGCCAGCTCACTCAAGGATTAAGGATTTCAGATAAGTTACTGCGACTACTGATATTCAATATGCCACTTGGACCAACCACCTTGCCACCAGTGAACAGGCAGCATACAAGCAGATTTCAGGGTTCATTGAAAATAAGACTACGGATTTCTTTttataaagaaaagaaatcgtGGCTGAATTTTGACACTTGCTTGTGAGAGGGCTAAGTGACAAATTGCTCAATGCTGTCAAACAGTCACATGACATTCATTTTAACGTGCACAGACTCACACTGCACTGAACCTGGGATCCCTGGCCATCCCTTCTTTCTTGTATCACCCTGAAAAAGCTCTTTAAATAGTAACTAATAATCTTACTGAAATGTAAGGACCCACCTTACAAATTAGATAACAACACAGATATTTACGATATTTACCGATTCGCAGATTCTACGCCGGACAAGCTTCAACAATccataataaaacattaaagacaTGTACCGTTCAGCTTTTAGAACCTCTAACCTGTTGGTGCATCGTTCATTTTAAGGAAgcaaattatacattttacttATCATATGCAATATATACACCAAATAGTAAGAAGAGATAGATAGCCTTGGTTACACCTGGCCCAGGTATGTAGCTGTTGTAATCTTTTCTGACCTCTAGTACAATACAGCACAACAAGTTGCTACTTAAACACCCTATAACATAACATTTGacaacataacataacattaaGCCATCCAGAACATGCAAAAAAGAGCACAGCTACTGTATCCATTAATATTTCTAAGGCAAACTACTTTGCAGGTCCAGCTAAATGTGCGTGGCCTGCTGACTGTGCTGTGAAAGGGGAAAGATGCTCAGTGAAGAAGCACAAGATGAATGCAAATGACTACCAGTGAAAACCCTGCAATGTAGAATATAATTGACTTAGCATGTATGttattacatttaattatttataacGTAAATCAATCAATGAAATTACTATAGAAGCTAAAAGAAAACTAATGGGGAATTAACCTTTTGAACTGTTGATGTTCATATGCCGTTGGGTAGACCTGTGTGAATTGTTTTAACAGAAGAGATGTGTAGGGCGCATGCTGATGTAAAAATACGATGCAAAATGATTTAGATGTAAAGATCACTGTCACCTGATCTTTGTAGTGAAGCGCATCGCTTTGGTATTGTCTGTTAAGGGACCCAAGGATTCccaaacatttaaattaaatcatctgttattttattctttctGTGAAAGATGTATAGAAACTCTTGACCAGTTAtgcagagtgtgtttgtgttgatatGGATCTTGATCCAGTTTTTCTGTCCTGTTTAAAGATGATGCACTGTGAAGCAGCCTACCGAGCAGTATGCAAGATATTAACAACATAGTTTAAATACATGTGTacaatcaacttttttttaataaactcaAAAGTGATTTCTATTCTGTTTTACTGTTAtactttacattttaatgttgttaCATTTGAAACTTTGTTGCTCAGGATTTTAGAACTTTTAAAAAGCCTGAATGCTTCCTCTGCTATTTTATAGGTTGAAAACAAAGCTGTGTCAAACAACACTAAAAGCTTGTCttgcttcttttttctctcaaacTATTTCATCACATTCCTTTCACTTCTCCATTTCCTCTCTGGCCCCTCGAGACCGGTCAACAGAGCTACCCGCCAGAAAAGAGAAGTTTGGCCTTCTTTTAGGATTTCACCATTTTGGACTGAAAAAGCAAGATTTGCTAATGTGGTTCATTCTTTGTTTCAACAAAAGAAGCTCTTTGGCTGCACTTgataattattttctttgtatgtataGTATGCATAATGTGGCACTGGATGTGGCACTGCATGCTATGAACTGTTAACTACAACACATGCATGACAGATCCTTTTGGTTTGTATCTAAAAGTATTGCTTTGATTGAcacaaaaaggttttatttcacAGAGACTGAACAACAAAAGAACTCAACAGCACCGGTACTTTCAGCAAATGTTACAATGTTAATATGTTATGGGGGAAAATACCTTTTTCTGGCGCCGGAAGAATTCTGATTATCCGGTAATCTGTTCATCCAAACGATTACTGGTCCCTTCACTGCCCTGAAGAAAATTCTTAGCCAGGTTGAAAACAAGGAAGTTAATCTAGGATATCTACAAAAGCACAAATAGAAAAAACGTTTTCCACAAGCACATATAGAGTACTGGTTGTGTTCAAAATGAACTGATCGTTCCAAAATCCCCAATCCTCAGGTCGTTTCCAACAGCTCATACTGGGCTTCAGCACCGAGCAACAACACTGCACAGGGTCTgcatttcttcttgttttgtatCGCTTTGTTTCGTAACAGGTTTGCTTGAGATTTGACAGTTTAAGGGTTATTTAAATGAAGCTCTTCTTCACATTACATTAGGTTATTATGTAATAAAGCAGGTCTTATTTGAACAATGTGCTGTTGACTGAGTAGCATATAGGATAAGTTATTACGACATGTTGGAGACATACATGCAAGCCGGAGAAGTCTGTGTGGATATTTTACTTATTGTGGGATGGATGGATATCGCATTACCTACGGGAAAATCACATTTTAACAAGAACAATTTTATGTAATGTTTTCATTACGTTCTGTGAAGCAAATGTTTTATGACAGTATGATAGTATGACTTTTGTGTAGCTTTTTTGGTGGTATACTAGTATACTACATTTATATATACTTTCTTTTAATTAATGTGACATACTAAactataattataatgatgacaTTAAACAATTActtactttttctctttttctttcctaatagttaaaagtagttttttttgtgacatACCTTAGATAAAAGTTCAAATTAATTAGAGATCACATTTTTTCCTAGGTTTCATTATTGAACTTCACGTTAATGTTTACATGGCAAACTGATTAGTGAGAACATTTCCAAACTGCACTCTATATCACAAGGTTTGCCAACCCTTGCTTATGTCAAACTAATATTTGCAATCTCTTTCTTTGTCCATAAGATGTCTGCTGAACTCTACCGTGCAAGCGACTCCAGTGGAAATAATGCTAATCTTCAAGGCACCGCAGTGGGAGGAATGAAACCTTTACACCGCTTCATTAAAGGACAACCAAAGATTGTTGGCGTgaggcgcacacacatactgctGCTCAAATGACTGATTATAATCTATCACCTCAATTTCATTTCATCTCAGTTCACCAATTTGATAGCCATATTtaaacattctgttttttttttacaaaagtgtAAATGTTATGCTTTAagctctttttcattttcatctatTAGATCATTGCACTGGTCTTGGGCTCATCTTTCTTCCTCCTTGCCATCGCAATAGCGCCAGAAAACTTCATAGAATCGAATGACCCGTCTCTCTTCTTGCTCGGAACAATGGTTGGTTGCACAACAAGGGATCATCAGTGAATCACAACAAATTATGGATTGAATTATATAATTTACAGCCCAATTACAGAACAACCCAATAACAAAAATGTGTCCAGAATTCCGATCATGGGCTTTTTCTGCAATTTACTTCCGAAGTTTAAGCCCAACAGTCGAATCTAGCTGGTAGCCCACAATTGTCTAAACTCTCTGGAGATGGTTATAGTTACTTATTGACCATGAACGGTTACGTTCCGGCATTGACCTTGAAAGATTGAGGTTTGCGTAGGTTGTTGGGCAGCACATTTTGGAGGAGTTTTTGCAATAAATGGGTTGTGCTATCCTGTTCAATAGTTACAATCTCATGCAGCACTGTGATCCTTTAAAACATTCAAGAGAAAATTCAAGcatttttcctttccttccttttagTTCACATTTTGTGGGATTCTATATATTCTGACAGAGCACAACCCGACCAAGAAAAAAGTAAGCTctaatatcattttaaaaagcaacttTTCCAGAACTATCTCTTTCAAGGGAGGAATAAATGTATGCATAAATGTTAAAGACCCCCTCCAGATAACCTATATAAATATACTATATGTTATTTTGTCCATTGTTTATGTTATATAATGTGAATCCATTGATTTGGGGGCATTGCTGCGCTCTCCATGTtgcccatgttttttttctgtttctccttcatctGCCTCCGTTTTTGTCCACATGAAGGTAACCATATCGTTGGCTCTGAGTATTGTGACCATACTCGTGGTGTGTTGGACTTTGTTGAGATCCGTGCCGTACTTTGTAGACCATCGCTTCAGATTCCCAGATTTCTCTGAAGACAATACCACTGATGGTTCATATTTGACATCTGAGGTGATTCATATTCTTTATCATTCTTTCTTATTTTTGCTAGTGGTGGCCATTAATATATTTATCATGAATCTTAAACAGGTTTTAACTTTTATATATCTatgttaaatgaatgcttaTATGTCTTACAGtgaaaaagtagaaaacaacatGCAATTTGTGTAGGTTTGTACACAATAAAAACCTAACCTCTAAGGTTTTTCAGAATTTCGGATTTACAGAAAGACAAACATAATATAACACGTTTTAAATGGACATGGGCAAATCTTTATCTACATTtagtattttaattatttattaaactgCATCTTTATTAACACAGCAAACTTTGGATTggatattcatttgttttattattagtatACATACATTATTGTGAAAAAGTCTTACACAGTCAGTTATTTAAATCAATCCGCCCtgtttctttttgaatttacacaTGAAGACATTGTGATGAAAATCTGCGTTTTTAATAAAAGTTGTTGGAAAGCATAAAAAGCATAACAAGTCATGACCATAACCTCATTAATAAACACTGGGTATCCATACACTATGGcaaaaaaactaatttcaaGTTGGTCATGGCATGGATATCATGAGGatttcttcatgtgtgtgttgtccagGAAGTGGGAGCTATAGCGGAAGGGATCTGCCTGATCTACAGTGTTCTGGGTGCAGTTATTTTCATTGTAATGTCATGTCTGGCTGTGGCTTCTCTGCGGTCTACCAAGAGCCAGGTGAGGAAGACAAAAATCATTTCATGCTGACTACAGCCTGAGCTGAGGCCTTTATATGTACCACTTGCACTCACCATATCTGTTAAGTCAAGGATTCAATTTGCCCTTCTCTTCCCTTTAGGCCGTTGTAATGATGACCATTGCAGCGAATGAAACACCAGTGGAATAACAAGCATAACACTTTCTCCAAGTGTCACTCTGTGTTGTATCAAAGGATTCATTTGCTTTATTAATTTAGACGCATccaggaaacaaacacatattttagtCTTGGTCTGTTATACTTACAAACAAAAGTGTGAGTTGTCAGTGGCgattatgtattttttaacccGATCTGAGAGAATTTGTTCTAATACCTTAGAAAGTATGCTGGCCAGAGCGCCAGGTAATACCATAAACCTTTGCATCTTGTAAACTCTTCTGTTTTCAATTAAAGTGTTGAATACAAAATGGCGTGATCCCTTCCTTCTGCTTGTCCTTTGAAAAGACCCATGGCTGCCCTTGACATTTTGCTTTTACCACTCCAGCTCATGTTTCAGCAGTAAACAACATTGAGTACAAACGCTATGATACTAAGCACAGTGTCCTCACTTCAAGAGGACAGCATGTGAGACATAGCACTAATAGATTTTGTAATATGAACAGAGAATAGGATGTCATTTGAATCGTGACATTTATGTACTCTGCTGAATAGTCGCACTGAACACAATAGGTTCAAAATGTAAATCTGAAAAATAATAAGCCTGGAGAAAACATGCAAGAATAGAAGTATACAGCATATGATCACCTTTTCTGTTGCAGGAACAGAGCAAAGGGCGAACAATCACAAAATGAACAATTCTTAACTGATAGTTTGGTTACTCTAGACCTGAATAAAAAAACTCTTTTTATTTGATATTGCTTTTTAGCAAAAAGATTTCTTTGGCTAGTTGAGTGCAAGAGAAAAGGATCATCCTGTGATCATCATCAGTGGTTCTTATGCCgtaaacaataaaatattctAGATGCATTCATAATTATTTCCTCATTAATAAAAAATGGCCATCTTTGCAGCCTTATCAGTGTTCATCATTAGCTCTCCGTGCTTCAAATCGAAGAAGCAGGTCGAAAGTCACTCCTGAGGACAAAGCGCTGGTGAACACGCATGTGCTCTGTGACACGGTACTGACGCGAAAAGGTCATAGGGCAGCGGGGGCAGGAGAAGGGACGCACGCCCAGGTGGCTCCGCACGTGCCTGTTCAGAGAGCCCCGCTGGCTGAAGGGCCGGGCGCACAGAGAGCACCGGAAAGGGGGCTGAACAGGGTTTGACGGATGAGCCGGTACACTCGTTGGCGGGGACGAGGGCACGCAGGCAGGCAAGGCGGACGACACGGAGGCCGGCACACCTGGAGGCGAACGCACTCTCAAGGTAGCGCTCTGGTTTCCGACGGAAACCACCTCTGCACGCATGACTTCAGCTCCTGGCCTGCTTCGTTCTGTACCAACAGATCTTGCATCAAAATGTGTTTCTCCTACCCAATATTTTGTGTCAAACTGTGCTACAGATATTACTTCATTCCATGCCGCTTCTCCGTTGTTCCAAAAGCTGTTTGGAAACGTTTCTTTTTGGCTGCATGCCTTGGCGACTAGCGAGTCAGCAGGTTTGGCACCAATGTCCGGCAGTAGAATCTGGTCTGTGGTCCCTGTGGCAGAGATCTGCCTCCGAGGACTGTAACATGGTCGGGCAAAGgcaccaacctcctcctcatcactggACTGGTCTGAATGGACGGGCTGGGACGTATTGTGGTCCACAGACATCGTGAAGCGGTGGTGTGGCTCCGTGGTGCAGTGGCTGGTCTGCATAAGTGTCTCTGCTGAACTGTGCTCTTCTTTAGGTCTCCAGAGAGCGAGTCACCT carries:
- the lpin1a gene encoding phosphatidate phosphatase LPIN1 isoform X3, whose product is MNYVGQLAGQVFVQVKELYRGLNPATLSGCIDVIVVRQPDGSLHCSPFHVRFGKMGVLRSREKVVDIEINGEPVSLHMKLGENGEAFFVEEAENTMEIVPSYLATSPIMSTGAELMESHFGRRSSRHHDAILCSSLAIQSLGQQQSDGGIIKKRRKRRKKTRPEAGGGGGGGGGRREESGGEFSEDQDMFTIDLSSDEERDGDNRPAYGDQGATKHSSDWMCSKSQTIKENLSIPPTCGLSISCPQTTSHFSTPLSSPGNSRSSTPKSDSELTNGSKDNPEMLWTWGELPQAAQPPFLTSLQKKNPAGALSIPVSAATHFRAVSDTESPSFALQAPRPGETAAHDGAKDTEESNDGAVVELPTKTEGTAEAREVECVGPLCPELEGFTACSVSPRILLDRLDEFENRRSPIRSTDSPSKRKEKRSQHLGSDGVYLDDITELEPEVAALYFPKSDAGGSSMRGDSELMMAMGVRSANQSPQSVGSSGVDSGVDSLSDQVGDLPHVAISLCGGLTDNSEITREQFQERAISFQKFSENPSIIDDPNLVVKIGSKYYNWSTAAPVMLAMQVYQKPLPQCSCLSYVFSAFGLFSYCLPGLFGSGASRPASVENIMKEKMPKKGGRWWFSWRSRNSDSKSESVTEAGGEGGEGGEGSLALPAGNRMKDESSSSDEDHALSIQASGSCQSELPGSVCFKKTLRLTSEQLAGLQLKEGPNDVVFSVTTQYQGTCRCRGTIYLWSWDDKIVISDIDGTITRSDTLGHILPTLGKDWTHQGIARLYHKVSLNGYKFMYCSARAIGMADMTRGYLHWVNERGTMLPIGPVLLSPSSLFSALHREVIEKKPEKFKIECLGDIKHLFLPNTEPFYAAFGNRATDVYSYKEVGVPLNRIFTVNPKGELIQEHAKTNISSFERLCEMVDHDFPVLALEGEADTFDQVNYWREQIPDATNEQEEDPQTLETR